The Xylocopa sonorina isolate GNS202 chromosome 10, iyXylSono1_principal, whole genome shotgun sequence genome contains the following window.
ACATCGCTAGATACATACGTAATTCCGGCAGGTGACTTAGTTCGACATTTCACAATTTGCGAATAACACttatttttgttttttcttcTCACTATGAATGATGTTACTTGGAGTGTATGTTGTAATAATCTCTTTTTACGAACGACACTGGCAGAAAGCCAGTTCtcaaagtatattttaagtatgtaacattttataaaagTCGAGCAAAATAAATTATCGTCCTTTTTTAGAGAAATACTTTTACTGCTGAAACATTCAAACACGTATTATTAAATTGTTACAACAAAAATTGTGTCGTGAAGAAAGTTTCCACGTGAGAAAAAAAATCTTACAAGCATTTCATTCGTTTATTTATGAAAAAATGGAAAGGTTCTAGAGTACACATTGTTAAAGAAGATAGAACTTGTGTCACATTTTATAAATACTCATTATAAAACTTAGATCTAAAGCATTTTTACAAGGaagcgacgacgatgacgacgacgacgacgacgatgacgatgatgGAGAAGAAGAAAGGAATTTAATTCCGTCCTATCTGATCGATCTGCGATTGGAGATTATTTACAACTTCCGGTGGGACGTGTTCTCCCAAGATTTCGAAAAGATTAATTTTCTGATCACCAGGAATGGATTCGTAGGCTGCCAATTCGATACCTTCTTGAACTTTTTGTATTGTAGCATCCTTTGGAATAAGATATGTGTTTTGCGCTTGTTTTATAGCTTCGTTACTGAAAATTTGACCATCTTTCTGTGGAAAGGCCACAACTACTCCCACCACGAATACTATCGTTAATAAAACGAAACGTACTTCCATCTGAAAAAGAACAAAAGGGTAAAAATTTATTAATCATCTTGGATCTATTAATTTACAGTTTATGACGAGGACGAGCGTCCTTATTGTCTGTATTATTTGCCTTGGTGGTACGTTGCCAAAATACACAAACGTTGTACTACTATTATGTTATAAACCAACGAAAGTTCAGCAACACCTGGTAATATTGAACGAGTAAAAAGTTCAATGGTAAAACGTCTAGAGATAAAGGCAGATGAGTGATTTCTCCGATACAAAAACTACTGTATCCCGGAAATGTGGTATTCCAGAACTGTTCCTCTTATATCGGTGTATCGGATCAACGAGTGAACAGTCTCGTGCCCAGATGTTATGGCACaacctatatatatatttaaaagtgTTCCAATATGTGCGCATCTGTTGTTTTCATAGAAATTGTTCACCATTATAATTAATAGTATGAGTGTGTTTTATGAAGTGCATCCCAAAAGATGAAGAACCCTATACATGCGGAACAATCATACATTGTTctttaatgaaaaaaaaaagttggAATTGGGACAGATATTTATCTTGAATTTAGACATCGTGTGAGAAGGATGCTTGATAATTGCTGCGATCGCTGTTGT
Protein-coding sequences here:
- the LOC143427898 gene encoding uncharacterized protein LOC143427898 produces the protein MEVRFVLLTIVFVVGVVVAFPQKDGQIFSNEAIKQAQNTYLIPKDATIQKVQEGIELAAYESIPGDQKINLFEILGEHVPPEVVNNLQSQIDQIGRN